The genomic region TGACCACTGAGTCCAGAATGACCTGGCCCTCGGTGACGGCATGCACCACCTGGGTCAACTGACCGATCCTGTCTATGGAGTGCTTCAGCAAGAAGGCGCATCCTTTGGAGCTTTTCTTGGTGAATTACCTCAATTCCTTAATTCCTTGAATATCATAAAGCGTGGAGAGAAGGATGATTCCGATATTGGGGTACTGCTCGCGGATAACTTCCAACTGCCTGATGGTGCTCGGCTGAAGCATCTTGGTTCCCAGAAGCACCACATCCGGTTGCATTGCCGCCAGCATAGCGATGATGACTTCCAGCTTGGCGTCGCTGGATATTCCCGTCAGCTCAATGGTAGGCTCTGCCGGGAAAGCAGCTTTATAGGCCTCTTGTAATATCTCTTGCTCTTCTACGATAAGGAGTTTAATTTTCTTGACAACACTATCGTTCGTGTGATCAATCGTCTCTTTATCCGCAACCCCTGGCTTAACATTATCTATCATTGGTTCCTCCGTTTTAGCTCAAAGTGGGGTAGACATCAACATCCACCGACGTGACCCAAAATTTCTTGACGGGCATCCGGCCCACAAAATGCTCCAAACGCCTTAAGCCTATTTCCCTCTCCAAGGGATCAACAGGCTCCCATTCGGCGCAATCTATATCCTAACTAAAAGGTAGCTCTCTTGATGGGAATTGATGATTCTCATCCATCTGATCCCTGAATCGGGCTCTATTACCTACACGATACGCCGATTGGGCAAGATTTGCTAAGGGGGAGCCACCCATCTTTGTTTAGGCAGATTCATGTAAATCCTGTGGGGGATGGCACCTAGGAAAATTTGGGGATAAAACCTTGGGAAAATATGGGCTAGCCCGGTGTTTAACCGGGCCAAATGATAGTAAATTCAAGCCTGTGGAATATGATAATCCCTCGTCCAGTTGATTTTGACATGGGGAAGATTGGCATGAAGAACAGACTATACAGGAACCAGCAGGGGATTACCGGCCTGGAGACGGCCATTATATTGATTGCTTTTGTGGTAGTGGCGGCAGTGTTCGCCTACTCCGTTCTTTCGGCCGGTCTGTTCGCCTCCGAGAAGAGCAGCGAAGCGGTCTATAAAGGACTGGAGGAAGTCAAGAGCACCATCATTGTCGATGGCGCCCTCGTTGCCTACGAAGGCACCGGATGTGTGGATCGGATCACCTTCTCAGTCAGGCTGGCCCAGAAAGGAGACCCGGTTGATTTCACTCCGAACTCAGGACTGACCGCGGGCCAGAACAAGGTGGTTATTTCTTACCTGGATAAAGACCAGAAGCATGATGATTTGACCTGGACGCTGACACGGCTGGGAGCATGTGGCCCGGACTACCTGCTGGGTAATGACGAGCAATTTCAGATCACCATCAGCGGCCTTGAGGCGCTTCTGGACCCGGACCTCCAGGAGAATACAGATTTCTCCATAACTATGATGCCACCCCAGGGAGCATCGCTGACCGCAGAAAGAACTACTCCGCCGCACATCGATTCGGTGATGATCCTTCAATAAGATGGTTTGCCTGTGACTTACTCTGAAAACGGAGGTGGGGATGATATGTAAAAAGAGATCAACGCCAGGGCCCTTCAAAACCAGGCCCTGGGCTAAAATAGCACCTAAACTCGATCCAGGGAGGTGTACCGATTACGATAACGACACTTGAACGGGAAAGAGACCCGACGCCCTTACAGGGTTAGACAAGAAGATCAGAAAGAAAGGAGGACCAGATATGTTGGTAAAACTAATGCGAAGAATATACAAGAACCAGAAGGGAATAACCGGCCTGGAGACAGCCATTATATTGATCGCCTTTGTGGTTGTCGCCGCGGTATTTGCCTATACCGTCCTGTCCGCCGGCCTCTTCTCCTCACAGAAGAGCAGCGAGGCAGTTTACAGCGGATTGAAGGAAACCCGGAGCACGCTAGAGCTCAAGGGGGGCGTGGTTACCAAGGGAATGTCCATGATTGATGACTGCGAGACAGTTTGGACTGCGGACGTTGGCGCGGTCGTCCTAGAGACTGACCCTGTCATAGAACATGACAATAGCCTGCAAATAACGACGGCAACCGGCGCAAATATCCAGGCCCATCATGCAGTTCCTGCTACGGGAACCTGGGATTTGAGCGGTTGCACCAGCGTCAGCTTCTGGATCATAACCGGCAGTGATGTCAGTGCACTTGGCGGTAGCGCCATAGTACTTGACCTGTGTACAGATACCGCTGGCGCCGTTCCCGGAGAGACCCTGGCAATCGCTGCAGCCAACCTGGACGGTACTTGGCATCATGTGACTGTCAATTTGTCTGGAACGACCGCCAACTATAATGCCGTCGCATCTATAGCTGTGCGAACAACAGCCACCTGGGTATCAACTGAAACGGTCAATATTGATTGCATCGAGACCCAGGCATTCCAGGATATCGATCAGCAGCCCGTCAGCTATGCAGACTCAGTCCAATTCACCCTGGTGAACGCCCTGAACGGTGAATCCATCGACTTCACCGACACCACGGATATCTGTGACACTACTGCCGATACTGAGGGCGACGGAAACCTGAACGATCAGACCTCACAGCTTCACAAAGTGATCATTAACTACGGCGACCAGTTCCAGTACCTGGAGAACCTGGCCTGGACCGCCACTCCCATCGGACACGCCGATACCGATGAGCTACTCGACGCCGGCGAGCAGTTCCTGATCACCGTAGACCTGAGTTATGTAAACAGCACCGAGGATAGTAATGACGACACTAACAAAGTCACCGCAGGGAGAACCTTCACCATCGAAATCAAACCGCCGACCGGAGCAGTCATGGTCTTGGAAAAGACCATGCCGGATATCGTTTCCCAGGTGGATGGCTTGAACTAGGGATAGCATGAGCCGAAGGCTGTTTGTAATGGGGAAAGATAAAGAGACTCCGACCCCCGGCACTCACATTCCGGGAAGAATAGAGGGAGGAAATAAAATGATGAAATTCCTAAAAAGGATGCAAAAGAATCAAAAAGGCATCACCGGGCTGGAAACAGCCATCATCCTGATTGCCTTTGTAGTAGTGGCGGCAGTGTTTGCCTATACCGTTCTATCGGCCGGGCTTTTCGCCTCGGAGAAAAGCACTGAAGCGGTCTATTCCGGCTTGAAAGAAACAGGGAGCACCATAAAGCTTACGGGGCCGGTGATGGCCTTCCAGGATCCGGATGACACGGATCATGTGGGATGGATCAAGTTCACCTTGCAGAACGCCTTGAACGGGGAGCCGATCAACTTCACCCCGCCGACCAATGCTGCCGGACTGGCCGCGGCTGGAAGCGCCAATGTGGTGGTTCTGTCCTACTCTGACAGCAATCAGAGGATAGATGACCTCGCATGGTCGGTCATCAAGCTGGGCGATGCCGACGCGGATAACCTGCTGGACCCCGGCGAGAGATTTGAGATCGTCTGCACATCTCTAACGGGCGGCAGCATGTTCACCGACGTGCTCGCCACTGACATGAGCGCATACACCAAGTTTAATATCGAGCTGAAACCGCCGACCGGCGCCGCTCTGGTCATTCAAAGAATGCTGCCGGCTCATATCGACCCGGTGATGAACCTGAACTAGCCAAAGAATAGTCTTTCCCAGAAGTTCAATCTACTAAGGAGGAAAAGATGCTTACAAAACTGATGCGTAAGATATATAAGGACCAGAAGGGCATCACCGGCCTGGAAACGGCCATCATTCTCATCGCCTTTGTGGTCGTAGCGGCAGTATTTGCCTATACCGTTCTATCCGCGGGGCTTTTTGCCTCGGAGAAGAGCAGCGAGGCGGTTTACAGCGGATTGCAGCAAACCCAGAGCACACTGGAGATGCGGGGGGGGATAACCGCCTATGCCAGTAACACCGGCGATGCCCATGAGACGGCTGCCGAGGACGTGCATACCAGTGCTGATGGTGAGATCACTGTCGGCGCTTGTGTGACCCGATTGCAGTTCACTGTGGCCAACGTGCTGGGAGGAGAGCCAGTCGATCTGACACCCAACTACACGGCAACGACAGTGGATTCACCCTCCACCCTGGCCGCCTCCGGCTATAATGACAAGACCGTCATCAGCTTCAGGGATCAGTACAACATCTTCCCGGAATGCGCCTGGACGATAGATTGGATCGGGCAGGCCAGCCAGGATAATCTGCTACAACCCGGCGAGAAGGCCATGATCACTGTATGGCTGATAGATCATCCCGACGCAAACGAATTCCACCTGAATGCCGCCGCAAACTCAGCCTTCTTCACAGATGCCGATGCGGTTGCCAGCAGGCTGGTGGATATCAATCACCAGTTCACCCTGGAAATCAAGTCCCAACAGGGAGCCGTTCTCACCTTGGAGAGAACCACCCCCGCCTTCTTGGATGCAGTGATGGATCTGCAGTAGAAGAAAACAGGAACAACTGAACACAGCAACCTACTAGGATGTTTGGAGGGGGCAGGGCAGGAATTCTGTCCCTGCCCCCTGCTCTGTAAAAAGCAGGCGGCTTAAGTGGTGAGTTGTTCGATGAATTGAACTCCCCCGTTAATCCCCCTCTTTCGCAAAGCGGGGGAAAGCGGCAGGGGACTTTAAAAAGGGGCCATTACAACTGCTCCGAATTGAGTGTTTGTTGAAACGATCTCCGTTCGTGCTGAGCTTGTCGAAGCATGAACGGATAAGATAATGCCTCTCTTTGCAAGCAAGCGCTGGCCCACCGGAAATGCCTGACAGGACTGCCGACTTGCAAAGGCAAAACGCTCACTTAGAGGTGGGGGTGCACTCATCAATTATTCTGCATGTGTACCATCACACAACTTTCAAGTTGCCATCATTGAGGCAGATTGGGTAATACCCTACGATAGAAGGTAGCCTATAGACTTGGAGAAATTCCGGCCGAAGTGGGCGCGTACCGATGGAGTCAAGGAAAGGGTTCCTTCTGAATTCAGAGGGGTCCGGAACAACAGGAAGTCTGTATCTGAAGTACTTAGAAGCAGGAGAAAGTTATGTTGGCAGAATTCATAAAGGGAAAAAGCATCACCCGGCTGGCACTATCCTTCATGCTGGTCGCCTTGCTGGGAGAATCAGCGTTGGTCGCCTACGGCACATTCTTCTATGAAGAGGATAAAGCAATTGTCTTTGCCGGCCCAGAGCAAAACAGCACCCTGCAGCTCAGGGGAGCCGTGCTGGCTAAAGCCGATCCCGCTCAGGGCTGTGTGGATGAGATGATTTTTACGGTAGCCCTGGCCGATGGCGCAGAACCGGTGAATTTCGCTATGACCCCGGATGCCAATGCCGATGGCAAGTTGAATGATGAGACGGCCCCGATCCATACCGTGATGATCTCGTACGTTGATGCCGATCAACGAGTCGATGATCTCACATGGAGCTTTGCCGAATACGGCCCCGGCGACGAGGACACGCTTCTGGAATCCGGCGAGAACTTTCGTATTACCCTGGGGGCGGATAACAACGGACACTGCGGTCTGCTGCAAAACGCGCTCAGTCCTCAATTAGGGACATCCGCCCCATTCACCATCGAGGTGAAAACGCCCAATGGAGAAGTACTCCGTATAGAAAGGGTCACTCCTGATGTTTATAGCCCGGTAATGAATCTGAGCTAGTGTTACTTTGCCGGAGACGGCGTAACCGGAACGAGGTTGAAATGTGTAACAAACTCATCAACAGCATCCATCGTGATCAAAGGGGTATAACCGGATTGGAGACGGCGATTATTCTGATCGCATTCATAGTGGTAGCCTCTGTATTCGCCTACACTGTGCTTTCAGCGGGCCTGTTTTCGTCTCAGAAGGCAGAGGAAACCATTCATTCCGGAATTGGGACGGCCGAATCGACCATGAGCATCAAAGGGGGAAATGTCATCGGCTACACCGGTACTACCAATGGAGATGAGTGCGTAACCAAATTGTCGTTCATCGTCGCCAACGCTCTGGACTCCGCCAAGGCAATCGACCTGACGCCCCCTTATCATCTTAATTCCAGCGGAGCGCTGGTGGCTGGCCCCCCGGCGACATATGGGAGCGCCGTGATCAGCGATTGCGAGACTAACTGGACCGCAAGCGCCAATGTTACCGCTGCTCTGGACTCTGCGGATACCAAAGAGGGATCAAACAGCGTCAAGCTGACGGTGGCCGATGGATTTACCACCGGATTGGCGGCATATTACGCCTACACCGCGCCAGCACCTGAAAATGCCGTCACGGCGGCACGCGTACAACTCTGGATTAAGTCGAGCCTTTCCCAAACGGCAGGGAATATTCAGTTGCTTCTCTGCTCTGATGCAGCAGGAACAACCCCGGTGGCAACAGGAACGCTCGACATACCGGCATTGACTGCCAACGTATGGCAAGAAGTCTCTGTTGATCTGTCAGTTGCCACTGTTTTAAGCACAGACACCGTAAAATCGATCGGGATAAAGGCGGTGGCGGACCCGGGCGCCACGGTCATCAATGTGGATGACGTGAACGCAGCAATTCTGACCACTGGCGGCAACAACAACAATGTCACCATGATCGCTTATGACGATGGAGTTCAAGTGATTGATGACGTGGCATGGACAGTGGAAATCGTGGCCGGGATCGAAGAGGACGACGACTACCTGCTGGAGAACACGGAAAAGGCAACCATCACGGTCTGGCTGCAGAATTACGATGGGTCTGCCTATTCCAATGGCTCCGGGATATCCGATCCCTTTATTGACTCCAATACCAATCATCTAAAGAGCAATGATGCTTTTCACCTGCAGGTGATGCCTCCCAGAGGAGCCACACTGCTGATTGAGAAGCGAACGCCAGCCTATCTTGATCCGGTAATGCGCCTGTATTGAGGGTCGGCAGTCAATTGTTAGCCAGAACTCAAAAACGAATCGCTAGAAGCGCAATTGGGAAATCTCCGGGAGTAAATCGTGGAGACCAATAAGAAAATCGACGAGCTGGAAAGCGAATTAAAGGTATTAAAGAACGAAGTGCAGAGCGTGCTCATCGATATTCGAGAGCATGTTCTATCCTACTATAAAAATCCCTTCCAGATGGTGAACCTCTCTCCCCCAAAAGGTGAGGGGGCCGATAGCGCCACGAGCAGCACTAACACAAACGTAAGTGGGGGCAAGGAACAAGTCGTCACAGAGAAGCCCCCGGAAAGGAATGAACAGGAACAGGATAAAGGGGCCAAGATGGAAGATATCCAGGAAGGAACCAGCCAGTTGAAAGCCCTTATGGATCAGTTGGAACGAGAAAGGCAGGCATTGAAACAAGAACGCTTGAGACCAGTGGCGGCAACTCCTGCACCGCTTCCAGAAGAACCGGTGCAGCCGGAAATAGCCGCTTCACCTGGCCCGGCCGCTCAATTCTCACAGCCTTCCCAGTGGGGCGGACAATCTATGCCCGGATCACAGCCACCTGGCGCTGGAGCTGAGATTTTCGAAGGGCCTTCTGCCCGACCGGTGGCCAGTTCGCGAAAGAGAGCAACGGGGAGAAGAGAGCGCTTCGACGAATCAGAAGGAGAAGACAGGGGGAATTGGAGTGAGCCAAGAGTCAGCAGTAGCTATCGAGCTGAGGCAAGAGGCGCAAGATTGTCTGATGAAAGGCAAGATGAAAGAAGGCCTGGAGTTGACTCAAGAGGCGGCAGTAGCTATCGAGCTGAGGCAAGAGGCGCAAGATTGTCTGATGAAAGGCAAGATGAAAGAAGGCCTGGAGCTGAGTCAAAAGACGGCAGTAGCTATCAAGCTGAGGCAAGGGACACAAAAACACCTGAGGAGGGAATTCCAGCTGTTGACGGGAAGCAAATGAATCTACTGACCCTGGTGGGGTTGGTGAGATGGGTAGAGAGAAGCATCAAGAAGGTCGGCAAGGAGAAGGTGGAAGCCATTGTGGAGATATATCGGACGGCAGGATATCTCCCCGAAACTCACAAAGAAATTATTGCCCAGATCATCCGCTTGGCCGAAGGCGAAAAGCCGGAGGGGCCGGTGACAATGGGCGCCTCTATCCTGGTCCTGCTCCAACTCGATAGCCTTCTGGGGGGGAAATTCCAAACTGAATCATCCATCATCTCCACCCTCTTTAATGAAGACGGAGGCTATCCGTGGACAAAGCAATAATCACCGTCCTGCTCATCATTGCCGGGGTGGTATGCGTGACCGTCATGTTCAACGGCATTTTCCCAGCAATCACCAAGGGAAGCGATGCCGTTGTGAGCATGGCATCACAGGTGGATGATCGCATTAAGAGCCAGGTTAGCATCGTCCACGCCGTCAGCGAGTACGACCCGGATAGTCCCGGCGAATGGAATGATGTGAACGGCAATGGCTCTTTTGACGTATTCGCTTGGGTCAAGAATGTGGGCGATTCACGCATACTGGCCGTCAATGGCTGTGACGTTTTCTTTGGCGCCGAGGGAAATTTTCAAAGAATATCCCATGATGACTATGTAAGCAGTGGATTCCCCTACTGGCAAGATACGATTGAGGACACCGCCACCGAGTGGGGCAGAGGGGAAACCCTCAAGATAACGATTGTATTCGCGGATAGTTTTGCCAGCTCCGGAATGGCAGCGGGGACGACCTACCTGATGAAAGTGATCATTCCCAATGGCATTTCCGACGAAATATATTTCAGCCTGTAGGGGCGTATCGCGATACGCCTTTACTTTGAGGCCAATTCAAACAAAAAGAGCTGATTATGGAAAACGCAATCGTCGCTATATTCGCCATCGGCCTGATATTGTTTGCCATGCTGGTGCTTTCTCAGGTCTCCCTGTCTTCGACGGATACGATCGCCACAGCCTGGCAACAGCGGGCAGATACGTCAGCCGACATATCAAAAACCCGCATCTCATCCCTTGGCGTTGAAACTCAGAACGGGGGCTCGATTATCAACGTGACGTTGAAGAATGAGGGCACAACCAAGATAGCGGACTTCGACCACTGGGACGTCATTCTTCAATACGACCACTCGTCCAGTGAGATCATCGAAATCCTGGCGGATAATTTTGAGACCGGGACGCTGGACAACTGGACACAGGATGCCTACAACGACTGGGATGTCAGCACCGAGCGATTCAGCGAGGGCAGCTATGCGGCACACGTGGATGACGCAGATGCCGATTCGATTCTCACTTTAAAAGACGCCATCGATTTCAGCCAGACCAGCGGATGGGTGCCGTACACCTTGAGTTTCTCCTGGTTCATTGAAAACGGCCTGGATGCAGGGGAATATCTGGCGCTGGATATCTGGAACGGTACTGCCTGGGACCCGATAGACCAGCTCGACGGGGATGCCACCCCATCGGAGGAGAACCAGTGGTTCGATGAGGTGATTGACATTACTCCTTATACCGTCAGCGACTTCAGGATTCGTTTTCGCGGACGTATGACCGGCCAGAATGAGGATGCCTTTGTGGATTCGGTGAGCATAACCGCCACACCTGACCCTTCTACCGGTCATATCGAACGGCTGACCTATGCCGAAAGCTCTCCGGGAAACTATGAATGGACAAGTCGAGGTATCTATCTGAATGCCGGCGCCAGCGAGCCGGAAATGCTTGAACCGGGGATTTTAAATCCCGGTGAGGAGATGATCATTCAACTGCAGGTCATTCCGGCGATCGGCGCTAATACGACAAATCAGGTGATAATATCGGCCCCCAACGGGGTCTCGACTTCGGCCATTTTTGCCGGTCCGGCATCTTAAATGTGCGCTGATGACTATCGATGGAAACGATACTTATTGCTGTGGTTTGTATCGCCCTGATATTGTTCGGGGCGCTCACTCTATCTCAGGTATCGCTATCTTCGACAGACGAGATCTCCATAGCGTGGCGACAAATGGAGGATAACTCGGGAGACATCGCCAGAACTGAAATCACCTCGATGGGTGCTGAAACTCAAAATGCCGGAGCCATAGTTGAATTGACACTGGAGAATACGGGAGAAACCAAATTGCGATCCTTCGAAAAATGGGACGTGATCATCCAATACCATGACGATCCGAATAATGACATTTTTATCAAAAGGGTTCCCTATGCCGAAGCTGCTCCGGCCGACAACGAATGGACTGTTGAGGGAATTTACATGGATGCCGGCACAGGAACTCCGGAGGTTTTTGAATCGGGGATTTTCAATCCGGATGAAGAGATGGTGATTCGAATGCAGCTCTCGCCAACCATACTGGCAGGAACAACCAATACGATAACGGTAGCCACACCTAACGGTGTCTCAGCCTCCGCTATTTTCATCGGGACACCCTAAAGGCTCGCGATCGGCAATTAAGGAAGCGAAGCGAAAACAATGAGAAGAGAAATACGTGGCCTTCTAATAGTACTGGTGATATTGATGGCAACGGCATCCGTTGTAATCGGAGTTGTCGATTCCAAAAACGGGGCTCAAGGGGGAATGACGATTTCGCTTCGGGGAACTGCGCCTCCTGCAAATACCCCGCTATTCATGATCGAAAGGTCCCCCGATGCCAGGTACCTGAGGAGTGCCCTGGGAATCACCTACGATGGGAAGGAGTGGCAATTGGATAAGATCGCCGGCCAGCTTCAGAACGTCAACCGGTCCTCCGATGACGTGAAAAGGCTCCCTCTATGCACGTCTTCACTATCCCAGAGCTACCGCGATTTCAACAGAGATGTGCTGAATGAAACCGCAACCCTGGTGGATCCACGATGCCTGCAATTGCCGGACAGTATCTCGGACAGGGTGAAGGACCTCTCCCGGCGTATCACCGAAAATATGCCCACCCCGTTTGAGAAAGCCCGGGCAATAGAGGAATTCCTACGTGTTAGATATAAATATAGGCTGGACTACCAAGAAGCACCTCCCAACTGGGAGCCGAATGACTGGTTTCTGTTTGAATCCAAGGAAGGTATCTGCAGTAACTTCAATTCCGCCTTTGTCATCCTAGCCCGGGCATCCGGCATCCCTGCAAGGCTGGCCGCGGGCTACTACATCAAGCCGGATGACGGAGAGCAACAAC from Dehalococcoidia bacterium harbors:
- a CDS encoding flagellin; this encodes MKNRLYRNQQGITGLETAIILIAFVVVAAVFAYSVLSAGLFASEKSSEAVYKGLEEVKSTIIVDGALVAYEGTGCVDRITFSVRLAQKGDPVDFTPNSGLTAGQNKVVISYLDKDQKHDDLTWTLTRLGACGPDYLLGNDEQFQITISGLEALLDPDLQENTDFSITMMPPQGASLTAERTTPPHIDSVMILQ
- a CDS encoding transglutaminase-like domain-containing protein — protein: MRREIRGLLIVLVILMATASVVIGVVDSKNGAQGGMTISLRGTAPPANTPLFMIERSPDARYLRSALGITYDGKEWQLDKIAGQLQNVNRSSDDVKRLPLCTSSLSQSYRDFNRDVLNETATLVDPRCLQLPDSISDRVKDLSRRITENMPTPFEKARAIEEFLRVRYKYRLDYQEAPPNWEPNDWFLFESKEGICSNFNSAFVILARASGIPARLAAGYYIKPDDGEQQQVVYANQAHAWAEVGFQGLGWLAFEAVPQ